Sequence from the Desulfovibrionales bacterium genome:
TGAGAAGCAACCTTCCCGGATAGCGCTCCTCGTCCCGAAAGGCATCGCTGACGAAGACCTTGTCCTTATTGTCTGTTGCCGAAGCAAGCTCAAGCGTATCTCTTAGACCTGCCCTGTGACTAACATCCAAAATGAAGTGTTTCCCATGGTTATCGACGGAATACTCCTTCTTTCCATCCTGATCGATGCGGGAGATCAAGAGGACACCGCTTTGCTTCAGAACAGACATGGTTATCTCTATCCGTCTCGCCCATGCCACGGGGTCAAGATACTGGAGGGAAGGGGAATAGTTTAACACCCGCAGCTCGTCGCAAATAAGTTCAAGGTTATTCTGTAGTTGCCGCGCTGCGTACCGGGCAAGGAGGAGTTGCTGTTGATTGAATTGCTCCACCGCGATCTTTCGCGTCTGCTTCTCCAAAAAGATGCTCAAAAAAAGCGCCCCGCCGAGTAATAAAACCATGGCCGCATAGACAGCAATGGCTATACTCTTCCCTCTATAGGGGGAGGTGGTTTTTTGGGTAGTCGTCATAGGCTTAACTTGCGATTATCTATGCAGTTCAATTTGAAAACCAAGGCGATGTGTGGTAAAAGGTGACAGACTTAAGCAAATTATTAATTACTTAAATTTCTTTATTAGTCAAGGAGATATTGGTGCTGGAGTTATGAAACACTGCAAACGAAAAAGAGTCGCCCACTTTGAAGAAATCTGTCGTGCCTTAATTGATGGGACAGAAGACCTGATCTATATTCTGGATCGCAAGGGCCGCTATACCTTTATCAATCCATGGATGGCCCGATTCCTTTCCATGGACGTCGAACAGATTATCGGCCACTCCCTTTTATCATTCATGCCGGAGGTGGATGCCCAGGAACAGATCAGGTTAATCGACCAGATATACGCCGGCACAAAGAGTGTCAAAACGGAATTTACTATCCGGAAAGGAGACGGCGCCTTCTTGTTCAGCGCCAACCTGGTACCCATCAGAGATGAAAAAGGAGATGTATGCGGCGTCCTGGGCATTGCCAGAGACATCACCGAGACCCGTAATTTTGAAAAACAACTGATAACCACCGAAAAACTCGCCTCGCTGGGCACGCTGGCCGCGGGAGTGGCTCACCAGATAAATAACCCCCTGTCGATTATCTTGGGCTTTTGTGATCTCTTGCTCGAAAAGACAGATCCGGAGAGTCTAATTCATCGGGACCTTCGGACTATTGAACGTCACGGGCTGTACTGTAAGAAGGTGGTGGAAAATCTTCTCGGCTTCGCACGCATTGCGGAAGGAGACGAGGTGTCGGCAGATGTCAACCATGCCCTGGAGATGATCCTGGGTATAATAGACCATACCCTGCTCATCCACGGCATTACTGTGGAGAGAGACCTCGCCCCTTCTCTTCCCCTGATCTGTGGAGACACCAAACAGCTTCAACAGGTTTTTCTGAGTCTGATCACCAATGCTGTTGAGGCTATGAAGAACGGGGGGGCGCTTGGCATCTCGACCGGGATGGACGGGTCTTCTTACGTCTTTATCCGTATTTCGGACACCGGGGATGGCATAGACGAAAACTGCCTGGATAAGATATTTGATCCCTTTTTCACCACTAAACCGGAAGGCGAAGGGACGGGATTGGGCCTTTCTGTAAGCTATGGAATTATACAAAAGTACGGCGGGACTATTTCCTGTGAAAGCAAAACAAGCAAGCCATCGGGGACTAACTTTACCATAAAGTTGCCTATATTCAGAAGGAGCACAAGATGTCAGAACGGATATTGATCGTGGATGATGAGTCCGATATGCTGGAACTTCTCCGAAGGATTGTAGAGAAAAACACCGCCTATGAAGTCTTGACCTGCTCTAATCCGCTGGCCGTTATGGACTTACTGAAGGAGAACCCGTGTGCACTAGTCATTTCAGACCTTAAGATGCCGGGGATGGATGGCATTAGTACCCTCGAACAAGTCAAACAATTAGATGAAAGCACAGCGGTCATTATCATGACCGCTTTCGGTACGATCGAGACTGCAATTGACGCCATGCGCAAAGGTGCCTTTGACTATATCACCAAACCTTTCCGCAAGGAGAAGATTCTCGTCACCATTGACAAGGCCCTCGAATGGCACCGACTACGTACTGAAAACGAGCGCCTAAAGCAGAAACTCGAAGAAACTATGCAATATGGGACGATCATTGGATCGAGTCCGATTATGAAGCAGATTTATGAAAAAATCAACCAGGTTGCCAAGACATCCGCGACAGTCTTGATTACCGGGGAAAGTGGTTGTGGGAAAGAATTAGTGGCGAGAGCCATCCATGCCCAGAGCCTCCGTAGTAATTATAAAATTGTCCCTGTAAGCTGCTCCGCCCTCCCTGAGTCTTTGATTGAAAGTGAGCTTTTTGGACATCTGAAGGGGTCCTTTACCGGTGCGATAAGGGAACACAAGGGCCTGATCGAAGAAGCCGAAAACGGTACACTATTCCTGGACGAAATTGGTGACTTAAGTCTGCTTATCCAGGTCAAACTCCTTCGTGTTATCCAGGAAGGAGAATTCAAAAAGGTCGGTGATAGCAAGATCACTAAGGCCAACGTCCGCATCATATCGGCCACCCACCGGAACCTTCTAAAAATGATCAAGGAGAGAACCTTCCGGGAAGACCTCTATTACCGTCTTAATGTCATCCATATTCACCTGCCTGCGCTACGCGACCGCAAGGAAGACATCCCTATCCTCGCCCACTATTTCCTGGCTAAATACAGCAGCCTCAATAACAAGGACATCAAGGGCTTCTCTCCGGGGGCGCTTGCCGCTTTAAAGTCAGATGACTGGCCCGGCAATATCAGACAACTGGAAAATGTGATCGAAAGGGCTGTGATACTCTGTTCAGGCAACCGGCTCGACACGGAAAATCTGTTTTCCGCCGATTCCGTCTCAGGGCTGCAAGAAACCACAGACGCGGTTCTTACCCTTCCATACAAGGATGCCCGGGAAAGATCGATCGAAGAATTTAATCGCCGCTATATTTCCTACGTCCTGGCCCGGCATTCGGGCAACGTATCCCGGGCTGCCATGGAATCCGGATTAAAACGGCAGTACCTGCACCGCCTTATGAGAGACTACGGCATCCATTCGGCCGGTTTTAAGGCCGCGCAAGAATAATAACTATCCGAGACTATCTCCTTCCTTTTTTGGGTACCCCGTCCATTTTTTATATCAACTGTCACCTGAATGTTTCACTTAAATCCTTAACTCCACCTCGGTAAGGATACTACCGATTGTTTATTATCACGCTATAACAACAAGATAAGAAAAATGTATCTTGGTTTTGTCATGATGGCACAGGTGTTGAATATGGAAGCGGGCAGATGGGAAAGGGACTACCAGATGGTTGAAAAACGTATGCGGGAGATTATGTCGGAAGATTTTTTGACTACTGCTAAATCTCAGACTCTCCCGGAAGCGATTAAAATGCTTTGTAGCGCCCGCGGGAAGCGTGTTGTGCCCGGGGCCGTTGTTGTTTTTGACCAGAATCAATCTTTCTGGGGGCTGCTTACCCTGGAATGTGTTCTTGAAAGCGTACGCCCGTCTTTTATGAAAAGTTCAAACCAGCGGGGTGTGGTAACGTGGAACGGTATTTTGCTGGAGTCATGCCAGAAACTGGCCGGGCTTAAAGTAGAAGATGTGGCAGATAAGGAAGTCCCCCGGCTTGAACCTGAGGACAGATTGATTAAGGTTATCCACCTGTTTCTCAAAACCAACCGCCGGGAATTACCCGTATTAGAGGACGATACCGTAGTGGGCCTGGTGGATGTGAGCAGGATAATCCAGGAGATTAATGAGCTGATTACCAAATTTTGTCAGGGGAGATGATCTCACTTTGATCCCACGGATACTTATCGCCGACAGACAGACGGAGATTCTGGAACTCTTTACAAGGATACTGGAGGGAGACAGTTCTGTCTCATGTTACACAAGTGACGACAATGAGGATTTGGTTCGTCAAATCCGGGAGGTATCCTTTGCCATCATGCTGCTTGATGTCCAGATGGTTCTCTACAATAACTTTGCACTCCTGAGAACGATACGGGAGATATCTCCGGCAACAACGATCTTGATCATGGGATATCTGGAGGAGCTGGAAGCCATGAAGAAGGGGGTCAATTGCGGGGCCTCCGGGTATATTATCAAGCCGGTCATGGCTAGGGACCTCCGCAAGGAGGTAGGGAAATGCCTCCTCTCTCCCACGCCAAGAAGGGCAGAACCACCGGCAGGGCAGGTTAGCACGTAAAATTTCACTATTATTTAAAAGGAGGTAGGGACTTATGGTCAGAATAAGATTTCTCTAAATATGGAGGGCATAACCATACCAAAGAAGTTCTGTTATTTTTATGATGATTCTCAATCTCTCGAAGCAAGGAGGTTTTCTGAATGAAACTATTCAAAACAATTTATCAGGCGTTAGTTATGGCATCCGCCGCGCACGCCAGATGGGACTATGAAGCATCTATGTCCATCCTGAAAAACAGGAAAAAGTTACTGATATTAATTGCTCTCTCGCTGCCGATCCTGGCCGTAATGGTGACCTCGGCGGCAGACCTTCCGCACATCCTGGGCGGCAAGAAGGCCTATGCCCCGGCCACCTATACGACTACTATTTTTCTGTCCTCGATAGCCATCGGCCTCATCGCCGGACTGATTACGGGTTGCATCGGCGCAGGAGGCGGCTTTGTTATCGCCCCGGCCCTGATGAGCGCCGGTATCAAGGGTATCACGGCGGTGGGTACGGACCTCTTCCACATCTTTGCCAAGGCCATCATGGGGACGGCCGTACACAAGAAACTCGGCAACGTCTCCACCGGGCTGGCCGTGGCCTTTGTCTTTGGCTCTATCTTTGGCGTCCTGGGCGGCGGAGTTATCAACCGGGCCCTCTATAACATGAACCCCCTTATCAGTGATACCTTCATCAGTATTATCTATGCCGTGCTGTTAGGCTTCCTGGGTATCTATGCCATGCTGGACTTTGTGAAAGCCAGCAAGAAAGGCGACGAGGGTGGGGCCCACGGCGGTGGCCCGGTTGGCGAGTTGACCGGTCTGCCTGTAAGGATGCAATCCATAAAGATCCCGCCCATGATCGCCTTTGACGAGGATGTAGTCCCGGGCGGAAGAAAACTATCTTTTTGGATAGTCGCCATTATGGGGTCCTTTGTCGGTTTGGTGGCGGCCATCATGGGTGTCGGCGGCGGCTTTCTGACCTTTCCGATATTTGTCTACATGCTCGGTGTGTCTTCATTTACCACGGTGGGTACTGATATTCTTCAGATCATCATGACCGCCGGCTTTGCCTCTATCTCGCAATATGCCATCTATGGCTTTGTCTTCTACACCCTGGCCATGGGGATGCTCCTCGGCTCCCTTATCGGCATCCAGGTCGGGGCGTTGACGACCAAGGTGGTGCGCGGCATCTATATCCGGGCCTTTTATGCCATGGCCGTGTTGGCCGGTTTCTTCAACCGGCTCTTTGCCCTTCCGAAGAAATTCAACGAATTAGGATGGATCGATATAGCCAAATCGACCGCCAGTATGTTCGACACCATCGGCATCATCCTGTTCTTTATAGTGGTGACGACCTTCGGCGTGTTTGTCTTTGGCAAATTCTTCGGAAACCTTAAAGAACTGAGAGGGGAGGGATAAACCATGTTGGTAAAAAACACAAAGGCATTCAACCTGGGGCTGCTCTTGTTAGTCTCTTTTGCCATAGTATTTTACGTTATCATGTTTGTACCCTGTTTTAAGGGAAAGACTACCATTATCTATGCGGATGACATGTTCAACTCCCTGGCCAAGGGATCGACTTACTTTATCCCGAAGTACATGGAGAGTACACAGAAATTCGTCGGCAGACCGCTGGAGATGACCATAAAGCTCAAGAATGCGGCCGAGGCCGAAAAAGCGGCCATACTTTTTAGTAAAAACGGCTCGAATGCCGTGGTAGCAGAAGATAAGGTCACTCTAAGCGGCGGAGACTTTGGCAAGACGCTGCTGGTCGCGGAGAACGACGCAGACCTTATGTTTAATGACCGGGGGGCGGAGGTGGCCGCCAAATACGGTTACGATGAGAAGGAGGTCATGTATATCTGGCATTCGGCCTTAAAGTCCCTAATCAAGGAGCTGGAAAAACAGGAGCGCTTTGAAGGCTCGATCTTTCTCGGCGATGTTTTGACCAAGGTCA
This genomic interval carries:
- a CDS encoding sigma-54 dependent transcriptional regulator — protein: MSERILIVDDESDMLELLRRIVEKNTAYEVLTCSNPLAVMDLLKENPCALVISDLKMPGMDGISTLEQVKQLDESTAVIIMTAFGTIETAIDAMRKGAFDYITKPFRKEKILVTIDKALEWHRLRTENERLKQKLEETMQYGTIIGSSPIMKQIYEKINQVAKTSATVLITGESGCGKELVARAIHAQSLRSNYKIVPVSCSALPESLIESELFGHLKGSFTGAIREHKGLIEEAENGTLFLDEIGDLSLLIQVKLLRVIQEGEFKKVGDSKITKANVRIISATHRNLLKMIKERTFREDLYYRLNVIHIHLPALRDRKEDIPILAHYFLAKYSSLNNKDIKGFSPGALAALKSDDWPGNIRQLENVIERAVILCSGNRLDTENLFSADSVSGLQETTDAVLTLPYKDARERSIEEFNRRYISYVLARHSGNVSRAAMESGLKRQYLHRLMRDYGIHSAGFKAAQE
- a CDS encoding CBS domain-containing protein, producing the protein MYLGFVMMAQVLNMEAGRWERDYQMVEKRMREIMSEDFLTTAKSQTLPEAIKMLCSARGKRVVPGAVVVFDQNQSFWGLLTLECVLESVRPSFMKSSNQRGVVTWNGILLESCQKLAGLKVEDVADKEVPRLEPEDRLIKVIHLFLKTNRRELPVLEDDTVVGLVDVSRIIQEINELITKFCQGR
- a CDS encoding ATP-binding protein; protein product: MKHCKRKRVAHFEEICRALIDGTEDLIYILDRKGRYTFINPWMARFLSMDVEQIIGHSLLSFMPEVDAQEQIRLIDQIYAGTKSVKTEFTIRKGDGAFLFSANLVPIRDEKGDVCGVLGIARDITETRNFEKQLITTEKLASLGTLAAGVAHQINNPLSIILGFCDLLLEKTDPESLIHRDLRTIERHGLYCKKVVENLLGFARIAEGDEVSADVNHALEMILGIIDHTLLIHGITVERDLAPSLPLICGDTKQLQQVFLSLITNAVEAMKNGGALGISTGMDGSSYVFIRISDTGDGIDENCLDKIFDPFFTTKPEGEGTGLGLSVSYGIIQKYGGTISCESKTSKPSGTNFTIKLPIFRRSTRCQNGY
- a CDS encoding response regulator, giving the protein MIPRILIADRQTEILELFTRILEGDSSVSCYTSDDNEDLVRQIREVSFAIMLLDVQMVLYNNFALLRTIREISPATTILIMGYLEELEAMKKGVNCGASGYIIKPVMARDLRKEVGKCLLSPTPRRAEPPAGQVST
- a CDS encoding sulfite exporter TauE/SafE family protein, translating into MKLFKTIYQALVMASAAHARWDYEASMSILKNRKKLLILIALSLPILAVMVTSAADLPHILGGKKAYAPATYTTTIFLSSIAIGLIAGLITGCIGAGGGFVIAPALMSAGIKGITAVGTDLFHIFAKAIMGTAVHKKLGNVSTGLAVAFVFGSIFGVLGGGVINRALYNMNPLISDTFISIIYAVLLGFLGIYAMLDFVKASKKGDEGGAHGGGPVGELTGLPVRMQSIKIPPMIAFDEDVVPGGRKLSFWIVAIMGSFVGLVAAIMGVGGGFLTFPIFVYMLGVSSFTTVGTDILQIIMTAGFASISQYAIYGFVFYTLAMGMLLGSLIGIQVGALTTKVVRGIYIRAFYAMAVLAGFFNRLFALPKKFNELGWIDIAKSTASMFDTIGIILFFIVVTTFGVFVFGKFFGNLKELRGEG